In Nitrosococcus oceani ATCC 19707, the following proteins share a genomic window:
- the speD gene encoding adenosylmethionine decarboxylase yields MTRAFNKIKLHGFNNLTKTLSFNVYDICYAQTFQQRREYIEYIDEEYNAERLTHILTEVAEIIGANILNVARQNYEPQGASVTMLIAEDETEIHQQFTNAEEPGPLPESLVCHLDKSHLTVHTYPESHPENGISTFRADIDVSTCGRVSPLRALNYLIHSLESDIVTMDYRVRGFTRNVYGGKHFIDHAINSIQNFIAEDTKGRYHMIDVNIYQENIFHTKMMLKDFELDDYLFGGNACDLASQEQQAIADRVKNEMLEIFYGKNIPHPDIESSRR; encoded by the coding sequence ATGACCCGTGCCTTTAACAAAATTAAGTTACATGGTTTCAATAACTTAACCAAGACGTTGAGCTTCAATGTTTATGATATTTGTTATGCTCAAACATTCCAGCAGCGCCGAGAATATATTGAATATATCGATGAAGAATATAATGCTGAGCGGCTAACTCATATCCTCACTGAGGTTGCCGAAATTATTGGCGCTAACATCTTGAATGTTGCCCGGCAAAATTATGAACCCCAGGGGGCCAGCGTGACCATGCTGATTGCTGAGGATGAGACTGAGATACATCAGCAATTTACCAACGCGGAAGAACCGGGACCTCTGCCGGAAAGTCTCGTCTGTCACTTAGATAAGAGCCATCTCACCGTCCATACTTACCCGGAGAGTCACCCGGAAAACGGGATTAGTACATTCCGCGCAGACATCGATGTTTCCACTTGCGGCCGGGTATCGCCATTACGAGCTCTAAACTATCTTATTCATAGTTTAGAATCGGATATCGTCACTATGGATTATCGGGTGCGGGGCTTTACCCGCAACGTGTATGGAGGAAAGCATTTTATTGATCACGCCATCAATTCCATTCAAAATTTCATCGCTGAAGACACCAAGGGACGGTACCATATGATCGATGTGAATATTTATCAGGAAAATATCTTTCACACCAAGATGATGCTTAAGGATTTTGAGCTTGATGATTACCTATTTGGAGGAAATGCTTGTGACCTTGCCTCCCAGGAGCAGCAAGCAATTGCTGATCGAGTAAAGAACGAAATGCTGGAAATTTTCTATGGTAAGAATATCCCTCATCCTGATATTGAATCCTCTCGGAGATAG
- a CDS encoding VOC family protein, translating into MNKPPATAGLRHVALFVSDLDACENFYVELLGMRVEWRPDPDNVYLTSGNDSLALHRTPPDQLPEGPQRLDHMGFAIRTPEAIDAWYEYLKAQHVPIKTMPRTHRDGARSFYCTDPAGTILQLIYHSSFTAK; encoded by the coding sequence TTGAATAAACCTCCAGCGACAGCCGGTCTGCGCCATGTGGCCTTATTCGTAAGCGATCTTGATGCCTGCGAAAATTTCTATGTAGAACTCCTTGGGATGCGAGTCGAATGGCGTCCAGATCCAGATAATGTATATCTTACTTCGGGAAACGATAGTCTAGCATTACACCGAACGCCTCCGGATCAACTCCCGGAAGGACCACAGAGATTGGATCATATGGGCTTTGCTATTCGTACTCCTGAGGCGATAGACGCTTGGTATGAGTATCTCAAGGCCCAGCATGTTCCCATAAAAACAATGCCGCGCACTCATCGGGATGGCGCGCGTAGTTTCTACTGTACCGATCCTGCCGGCACAATCCTGCAGCTTATTTACCACTCCTCTTTTACTGCAAAATAG
- a CDS encoding OsmC family protein has product MKARIKWIEKSSFTGQSGSGHTIVMDGPPGNGGHNRGVRPMEMLLLGLGGCTAFDVVQILQKSRQPITDCVVEISAKRAETIPKVFTHIHVHFKVSGHGLKEHHVKRAIKLSSEKYCSASIMLGKVASISHDYEIIDID; this is encoded by the coding sequence ATGAAAGCCCGTATTAAATGGATCGAGAAAAGCAGCTTTACCGGCCAATCAGGAAGTGGCCATACCATAGTGATGGATGGACCTCCTGGGAACGGTGGGCACAACCGAGGCGTTCGGCCCATGGAAATGCTCTTGCTAGGTCTGGGTGGCTGTACCGCCTTTGATGTTGTGCAAATTTTACAGAAAAGCCGGCAGCCCATTACCGACTGCGTGGTAGAGATTTCGGCCAAGCGGGCGGAAACCATACCCAAAGTATTTACCCATATTCATGTCCATTTTAAAGTTTCTGGCCACGGACTCAAAGAACATCATGTCAAAAGAGCCATTAAACTCTCTAGCGAAAAATACTGCTCCGCTTCTATCATGTTGGGTAAAGTCGCTTCTATTAGCCATGATTACGAGATTATTGATATCGACTAG
- the crp gene encoding cAMP-activated global transcriptional regulator CRP produces the protein MGRNLPLAGQDSIECFLEYCHIKNFSAKVPILRPGDPADTLYYIRKGSATVYIEDEEGNQLILAYLNQGDFIGEMGLFAEIQNRSVLIQARTPCQLAAITYERLRYLSQGPLAEHYHRILLALGRQLTRRLLETNRKVSHLVFMDVAGRVARTLLDLCQQPDAMTHPDGMQIRITRQEISRIVGCSREMAGRVLKELQQQGSIWAKGKTIVVYGTR, from the coding sequence ATGGGACGGAATTTGCCCCTAGCGGGACAGGATTCCATCGAGTGTTTCCTTGAGTATTGTCATATTAAGAATTTTTCTGCTAAGGTACCCATTCTTCGCCCTGGAGACCCAGCGGATACGCTGTATTATATTCGCAAGGGCTCTGCAACCGTCTATATAGAAGACGAAGAGGGCAACCAGCTTATCTTGGCCTACCTTAACCAGGGAGATTTTATCGGTGAGATGGGGTTGTTCGCCGAGATTCAGAATCGGAGTGTGCTCATACAAGCCCGAACTCCCTGCCAGTTAGCGGCAATCACCTATGAGCGACTGCGGTATTTATCCCAAGGGCCGCTGGCAGAGCATTATCATCGGATTTTGCTCGCTCTTGGCCGTCAACTCACTCGGCGCCTCCTGGAAACTAATCGCAAAGTTAGCCATCTAGTCTTTATGGATGTAGCCGGCAGGGTTGCGCGAACATTGTTAGATCTGTGCCAGCAGCCCGATGCCATGACTCATCCTGACGGTATGCAGATCCGTATTACTCGGCAGGAGATAAGCCGAATCGTAGGCTGCTCCCGGGAGATGGCAGGGAGGGTGCTTAAAGAGCTGCAGCAGCAGGGTTCGATTTGGGCTAAAGGCAAGACCATTGTGGTTTATGGCACCCGCTAA
- a CDS encoding helix-turn-helix domain-containing protein, which yields MKRAYKARIYPGFAQVKLLAYSFWYGRFVWNNMLEYCADAHYSEQHWGKHFCE from the coding sequence ATGAAGCGAGCCTACAAAGCGCGTATCTATCCGGGATTCGCCCAAGTCAAGCTGCTGGCTTATTCGTTCTGGTATGGGCGTTTCGTCTGGAACAATATGCTCGAATATTGTGCGGATGCCCATTATTCAGAGCAGCATTGGGGCAAGCATTTCTGCGAATGA
- a CDS encoding YicC/YloC family endoribonuclease has translation MIYSMTAFARQEAQSDVGTFTWELRSVNHRYLDISVRLPEELRFIESQLRTQVGCRLKRGKVDCTLRYLPPSEQAPKFSLNEQVTRQLVQLCEEIEALSHNPAPLNSLEVLRWPGVLQTPPVDGEQLKIGALSALEEALNQMLETRAAEGRRLAAFITQRCEEIEAIIVRVRAHLPQAMLHFRERLLARLEVVQADLEQGRIEQELVLFAQKSDITEELDRLQSHMAEVREVFQRKEPIGRRLDFLMQELNREANTLAAKSADVEISQDAVELKVLIEQVREQIQNIE, from the coding sequence GTGATTTACAGCATGACGGCGTTTGCGCGCCAAGAAGCACAAAGTGATGTAGGAACTTTCACCTGGGAACTGCGTTCCGTTAATCACCGCTATTTGGATATTTCAGTGCGTTTACCGGAAGAATTGCGCTTTATTGAAAGCCAGCTACGGACGCAAGTGGGCTGCCGGCTCAAACGAGGAAAAGTTGACTGCACTTTGCGTTATCTCCCTCCTTCTGAGCAGGCCCCCAAATTCTCTCTGAACGAACAAGTAACTCGCCAATTGGTGCAGCTATGCGAAGAGATTGAGGCTTTATCCCATAATCCTGCTCCCCTCAATAGTCTGGAAGTATTGCGCTGGCCAGGCGTGTTGCAAACTCCTCCCGTGGACGGGGAGCAGCTGAAAATTGGGGCTTTATCCGCCTTGGAAGAAGCCTTAAATCAGATGCTGGAGACCCGAGCTGCGGAAGGGCGCCGCTTAGCCGCATTTATCACTCAGCGCTGTGAAGAAATCGAGGCCATTATCGTGCGGGTCCGTGCCCATTTACCTCAAGCCATGCTCCATTTTCGGGAACGTTTGCTAGCACGGCTAGAGGTGGTTCAGGCTGATCTGGAACAGGGGCGGATAGAACAAGAGCTAGTACTTTTTGCCCAAAAGAGCGATATCACAGAAGAATTGGATCGGCTTCAATCTCATATGGCTGAAGTACGGGAAGTATTTCAGCGTAAGGAGCCTATTGGCCGGCGTTTGGATTTTCTGATGCAGGAACTTAACCGAGAAGCCAATACTCTGGCTGCTAAATCCGCCGATGTGGAGATTAGTCAGGATGCGGTTGAGCTTAAAGTGCTTATCGAACAAGTACGGGAACAGATTCAAAACATCGAATAA
- a CDS encoding IS630 transposase-related protein: MRCSIDLRKRVIDFVRGGGSKAEAARRFQVGRASIYRWLSQDDALCYERPGPRRSHKLDWEALRVHVEDKAALTYKERARHFGVSYYCIWHAMHKMGLTRKKNDGVHAAL, translated from the coding sequence ATGAGATGTTCAATTGATTTGCGCAAACGAGTAATCGATTTTGTAAGGGGCGGTGGAAGCAAGGCGGAAGCGGCCCGGAGATTTCAGGTAGGCCGCGCGAGCATTTATCGCTGGTTGTCGCAGGATGATGCGCTGTGTTACGAGCGTCCCGGCCCTCGCCGTTCACACAAGCTGGACTGGGAGGCTTTACGGGTCCATGTGGAAGACAAGGCTGCTCTCACCTATAAAGAACGCGCCCGGCATTTTGGCGTTTCGTATTACTGTATTTGGCATGCGATGCACAAAATGGGGTTAACCCGTAAAAAAAATGACGGGGTACACGCAGCGCTGTAA
- a CDS encoding IS630 family transposase codes for MKRKSFLRLRERYRRRGKRFVYLDESGFEPEVSRRYAYAPKGRRVYGLISGHRRPRTSLLAARMDEGFEAPFLFEGTCNTAVFNAWLEKELCPLLNSNHIVIMDNAPFHKAVSSREIIKKTGAGILFLPPYSPDFNPIEKDFGNIKKIREYNEHETLENIVAAYQ; via the coding sequence ATGAAAAGAAAGAGCTTTCTTCGCCTTCGTGAACGCTATCGCCGCCGCGGCAAAAGATTTGTCTATCTTGATGAAAGCGGTTTTGAGCCGGAGGTTTCCCGTCGTTACGCTTACGCTCCAAAGGGGCGGCGTGTTTATGGTCTGATCTCCGGTCATCGCAGACCGCGAACCTCTTTATTGGCCGCCCGTATGGATGAAGGCTTTGAAGCGCCGTTTCTATTTGAGGGAACCTGTAACACGGCTGTGTTCAATGCATGGCTGGAAAAAGAGCTTTGCCCCTTGCTCAACAGCAACCACATTGTCATCATGGATAATGCTCCGTTCCACAAAGCCGTTTCTTCACGTGAAATCATCAAAAAAACAGGGGCGGGAATTTTATTCCTCCCCCCTTATTCCCCTGACTTTAACCCCATAGAAAAAGACTTCGGAAATATCAAAAAAATCAGAGAATACAACGAACATGAAACCCTTGAGAATATCGTTGCAGCGTATCAGTAA
- a CDS encoding cation:proton antiporter: MELFYILLVLLLTTRLLGEFSKRIGQPSLVGEVMAGIALGALAAEFPDNFPALVGITEDKVFIALTDLAIFFLMLLAGMQMRLQELAKVSRSAFFVAVGGMVVPMALGLGLGWLLIPDSHYKQAQALFLGTALAITAVPVVVRVLMDLGTLRSRVGQTIVSAAFFDDVLSLLLLAVLTAMLNTGEFPDISSLLYLLGQVLLFFMVTGVVGYFTLPFIGKFITRFRLDEINFSGLLIIALANAVLAEMLGMHFILGAFITGVLFTPKTINKMAYEENKRRLSGISEGFLAPLFFASIGLHLDLSAITEDPIFVIYLIYAAFVCKFIGAGLPAYWSGFSIRDAAAVGTGMSARGAVELIIADIALQAGLFQRPEPTPSIVENLFSAIVIMALATTLVTPLFLKILLGRRKGTEKKSDNAKLTRTDKK, encoded by the coding sequence ATGGAACTATTCTATATACTGCTGGTTCTGTTGCTAACTACCCGTTTATTGGGTGAATTTTCCAAGCGTATCGGCCAACCCTCCCTTGTTGGAGAGGTGATGGCAGGAATAGCGCTTGGCGCCCTGGCCGCTGAATTTCCCGACAACTTTCCTGCCTTAGTTGGCATCACGGAAGATAAGGTCTTTATTGCGCTCACCGATCTGGCCATCTTTTTCCTCATGCTCTTGGCGGGAATGCAGATGCGTCTGCAAGAACTCGCCAAAGTTTCCCGCAGCGCTTTTTTCGTCGCTGTGGGGGGTATGGTTGTCCCTATGGCCCTAGGGCTAGGTCTAGGGTGGCTACTGATTCCTGATTCCCATTACAAGCAGGCCCAAGCCCTGTTCCTTGGCACCGCCCTGGCTATCACGGCAGTCCCGGTAGTGGTTCGGGTTCTCATGGATTTAGGCACCCTCCGTTCGCGGGTAGGTCAGACCATCGTCTCAGCGGCCTTCTTCGATGATGTGCTCAGTTTGTTGTTACTAGCAGTGCTAACGGCCATGCTCAATACGGGCGAGTTCCCGGATATTAGCTCGCTCCTGTATTTGTTGGGCCAGGTTCTGCTTTTCTTTATGGTAACTGGTGTAGTTGGCTATTTCACATTGCCCTTCATTGGCAAGTTTATTACCCGGTTTCGTCTTGATGAAATTAACTTTAGTGGCTTGCTCATCATTGCCTTGGCTAATGCCGTCCTCGCGGAAATGCTTGGCATGCATTTTATCCTAGGGGCTTTTATTACCGGCGTGCTTTTTACGCCAAAAACCATCAATAAGATGGCCTACGAAGAGAACAAACGCAGGCTCAGCGGAATCAGTGAGGGTTTCCTCGCTCCTTTGTTCTTCGCTTCCATTGGCCTGCACCTTGATCTGAGCGCTATTACTGAAGATCCCATTTTTGTGATTTATCTCATCTATGCCGCTTTTGTCTGCAAATTCATTGGCGCGGGACTGCCTGCCTATTGGTCAGGTTTCTCCATCCGCGACGCTGCTGCTGTCGGTACAGGCATGAGTGCTCGGGGAGCTGTGGAACTTATTATTGCCGACATCGCTTTGCAGGCAGGATTGTTCCAAAGACCGGAACCTACGCCCTCAATAGTGGAAAACTTATTCTCAGCTATTGTTATCATGGCTCTCGCCACCACATTGGTGACTCCTCTCTTCCTCAAAATATTACTAGGCCGTAGAAAAGGGACGGAGAAAAAATCCGATAACGCCAAATTGACCCGTACCGACAAAAAATAG
- a CDS encoding UPF0182 family protein, with product MSRWKRRFLILGLSIVVLAVFLLIAGFEGIPFLVDLWWFSAQDYGFYFWQRALYQLVVFIQVSIVFFLIFFVNFWVASHYLGSERPADIPPGAPRKKFKNLFFRFQTGSLWIYTPLSLVLSIIIAWPLFQQWESFLLYLVAPDMGIQDPAYGKNISYYLFSFPIYVLILQRLLISFLLLLASLTLFYWIENRLLSQHGKRLPTGAKWHLSILVLMVFFIEIWDFFLQRNGLVYSEAHQPLFSGPGFVEMRVILPFIWLSMFFLLGIAFFLLLFIHKRKGLKTLAVFSLLFILSLGARHFHFLHWATQEYIVKPNELSIQKPFIENSIKATLDAYKLSNVEVRKFERKKALKNIFNAKVQDLLHNVPVWDKELVGQVYRQLQQLRTYYGFPAENVDRYMINGKKQQVFLGARELNYDKLPSGAQKWVNEHLLYTHGYGLAMSSAGQGQGEASMDWFIRGIPPESDEGFNIKQPGIYYGRGSYRYAIAPNENREFDYPKGNANVMTDYQGKGGVSLSSLFEKYIFSVYFQDKDIFFTTQTYDKSKILFRRNIIERIETLTPYLLLDAAPYLVATTEGLYWIQDAYTASTWYPNADVLGLMRFEFPIPPKGSEKINYIRNSVKIVVDAYHGTVNYYIFDSSDPIIQAYSRIYPGLFKPKEQMPEDIRAHIRYPKDLFEIQMGIYAKYHQTDLEIFYQQEDMWTFAQKYNRESETRLRPYYLTLDLIEENRLDFLLFLPMIVKGQDNMRAMLVAGSDDPYYGKLIAYSFPKGELVFGPAQINAVINEDPKVSAQFTLWNQDDSKVVLGDMIIMPVDQVILYIQPVFLTIKDDVRIPKLERIIISDGRSVVMEPTLMEAYAKLKERIETEGAEGESH from the coding sequence ATGTCCCGGTGGAAGCGTAGATTTTTGATTCTAGGTCTTAGCATTGTAGTTCTCGCTGTTTTTTTGCTAATTGCTGGTTTTGAAGGTATTCCTTTTTTAGTAGATTTATGGTGGTTTAGCGCCCAAGACTACGGGTTTTATTTTTGGCAACGAGCGCTTTATCAATTAGTTGTTTTCATACAGGTAAGTATTGTTTTTTTTCTTATTTTCTTTGTTAATTTTTGGGTGGCCTCACATTACCTCGGATCGGAACGTCCCGCCGATATTCCACCAGGCGCACCAAGAAAAAAATTTAAAAATTTATTTTTCAGGTTTCAGACTGGATCACTCTGGATTTATACACCACTCTCCCTTGTCCTCAGTATTATCATTGCCTGGCCTCTTTTTCAGCAATGGGAGTCCTTTCTGCTCTATCTTGTAGCCCCCGATATGGGTATTCAAGATCCGGCTTATGGCAAGAATATTTCCTATTATCTTTTTTCCTTTCCCATTTATGTGCTTATCCTGCAGCGTTTATTAATCTCTTTTTTGTTGCTTTTAGCAAGTTTAACCTTGTTTTACTGGATAGAAAACCGTTTACTTTCCCAGCATGGCAAACGTTTGCCAACCGGCGCTAAGTGGCATCTGAGTATTTTGGTATTGATGGTTTTCTTTATAGAAATATGGGATTTTTTCCTGCAGCGTAACGGGCTTGTCTACAGTGAAGCCCATCAGCCCTTGTTTTCCGGCCCTGGTTTCGTTGAGATGCGGGTTATTCTGCCTTTTATTTGGCTATCCATGTTTTTCCTATTAGGCATTGCCTTTTTCTTGCTATTGTTTATCCATAAACGCAAAGGATTAAAGACACTCGCAGTTTTTTCCTTACTTTTTATCCTTTCTCTGGGTGCCCGCCATTTTCATTTTTTACATTGGGCCACTCAAGAATATATTGTTAAACCTAATGAATTATCTATACAAAAACCTTTTATAGAAAATAGCATTAAAGCCACCTTGGATGCCTATAAACTTAGTAATGTAGAAGTCAGAAAATTTGAAAGAAAAAAAGCCCTAAAAAATATTTTTAACGCCAAAGTTCAGGATCTCCTCCATAATGTTCCCGTTTGGGATAAGGAGCTAGTAGGACAAGTGTATCGTCAGCTTCAGCAACTGCGGACTTACTATGGATTTCCTGCGGAAAACGTTGATCGGTACATGATTAACGGGAAAAAGCAGCAAGTTTTTCTAGGCGCACGGGAATTAAACTACGATAAGCTTCCAAGCGGCGCCCAGAAGTGGGTAAATGAACATTTGCTCTATACCCATGGTTATGGGCTGGCGATGAGCTCGGCTGGCCAAGGACAGGGAGAGGCATCTATGGATTGGTTTATCCGTGGAATTCCACCGGAGTCCGATGAGGGATTTAATATTAAGCAGCCCGGTATCTATTATGGCCGAGGATCTTATCGTTATGCGATTGCGCCTAATGAGAATAGGGAATTCGATTATCCAAAGGGAAACGCCAATGTAATGACGGACTACCAAGGAAAAGGCGGCGTGTCCCTGTCCTCGTTGTTTGAAAAATATATTTTTTCTGTCTATTTTCAGGATAAGGATATATTCTTTACTACCCAAACCTACGATAAAAGCAAAATACTCTTTCGGCGTAATATCATCGAACGCATTGAAACTTTAACTCCCTATCTTCTTCTAGATGCTGCTCCTTATTTGGTGGCTACTACCGAGGGATTATACTGGATTCAGGACGCCTATACGGCCTCAACTTGGTATCCTAACGCTGATGTTCTGGGGTTAATGAGGTTTGAGTTTCCTATTCCACCCAAGGGCAGTGAAAAAATCAATTATATTCGTAACTCAGTAAAAATCGTGGTAGATGCTTACCACGGCACGGTTAACTACTATATATTTGATTCTAGCGATCCCATCATCCAGGCTTATAGCCGCATTTATCCAGGACTTTTCAAACCTAAAGAGCAAATGCCCGAGGATATTCGGGCTCATATCCGTTATCCCAAGGACTTATTTGAAATACAAATGGGGATTTACGCCAAATACCATCAAACTGATCTAGAAATATTTTATCAGCAGGAGGATATGTGGACGTTTGCGCAAAAATATAATAGAGAATCAGAAACTCGTTTACGGCCCTATTATCTGACGTTGGATTTGATCGAAGAGAATAGGCTTGATTTTCTTTTGTTTCTACCCATGATTGTCAAAGGGCAGGATAATATGCGGGCCATGCTCGTGGCGGGCAGCGATGATCCTTATTATGGCAAACTCATTGCTTATAGCTTTCCTAAAGGGGAATTGGTGTTTGGACCTGCTCAAATCAATGCCGTTATTAATGAAGATCCCAAAGTCTCCGCCCAATTTACCCTGTGGAACCAGGACGACTCCAAAGTTGTTTTAGGGGATATGATCATTATGCCAGTGGATCAGGTGATTCTTTATATCCAGCCCGTTTTTCTCACCATCAAAGATGACGTAAGAATTCCTAAGCTGGAGCGTATTATTATCAGCGATGGCCGATCTGTGGTGATGGAACCCACGTTAATGGAAGCCTATGCCAAGCTTAAAGAGCGTATAGAAACCGAGGGAGCAGAGGGCGAAAGTCATTAA
- a CDS encoding acetoin utilization protein AcuC has product MNKNVCVYMGELLQRYNFGERHPFGPRRQAAFMDEFYHQELDQKVVMEKPIIAAQEQIEWFHLPDYVERVKHSSIAGRGFLDYGDTPAFPGVYEAAAAVVGTVLKAVDGMMTGSCRRAFIPIAGLHHARREAAAGFCVFNDCGVAIEALRRQYGVQRIGYVDIDAHHGDGVFYGFEEDPNVIIVDLHEDGRYLYPGTGSKDETGTGPAVGSKLNIPMPPGATDKKFLESWEQAEAFLKRGQPEFILFQCGADSLAGDPLTHLGYSPTAHAHAAKRLCAIAEQYSSGRILGLGGGGYDLDNLAKAWCAVVQAFVTADVFLSD; this is encoded by the coding sequence AATTTTGGTGAAAGGCATCCTTTTGGCCCCCGCCGACAGGCCGCCTTTATGGATGAATTCTATCATCAGGAGCTTGATCAAAAAGTCGTGATGGAGAAGCCGATTATCGCTGCTCAAGAACAAATTGAATGGTTTCATCTCCCTGACTATGTTGAAAGAGTTAAGCACTCTTCCATAGCAGGGAGAGGCTTTCTGGATTATGGGGATACGCCTGCTTTTCCAGGTGTTTATGAAGCAGCTGCGGCGGTTGTGGGAACCGTGCTAAAGGCAGTGGATGGCATGATGACCGGATCTTGCCGGCGAGCTTTTATTCCAATTGCTGGTTTGCATCACGCCCGCCGCGAAGCTGCCGCTGGTTTTTGCGTCTTTAATGACTGCGGCGTGGCCATTGAAGCGTTACGGCGGCAGTATGGGGTGCAGCGAATAGGATATGTGGATATCGATGCCCATCATGGAGATGGGGTGTTTTACGGCTTTGAGGAAGACCCGAATGTGATTATTGTTGATCTCCATGAAGATGGCCGTTATCTATATCCTGGAACGGGATCTAAGGATGAAACGGGCACTGGCCCTGCCGTAGGCAGCAAGCTAAATATTCCTATGCCGCCAGGGGCCACGGATAAGAAATTTTTAGAATCTTGGGAACAAGCAGAGGCATTTCTAAAACGGGGCCAGCCAGAATTCATTTTGTTTCAGTGCGGTGCGGATAGTTTGGCGGGCGATCCGCTTACTCACCTTGGATATAGCCCTACAGCCCATGCACATGCCGCAAAGCGCTTATGTGCCATCGCGGAACAATATAGCTCGGGGCGCATCCTTGGCTTAGGGGGAGGAGGGTATGATTTGGATAACCTCGCTAAGGCGTGGTGTGCGGTCGTGCAGGCGTTTGTTACAGCAGATGTTTTCCTATCTGATTAA